Proteins encoded by one window of Cervus canadensis isolate Bull #8, Minnesota chromosome 18, ASM1932006v1, whole genome shotgun sequence:
- the MLYCD gene encoding malonyl-CoA decarboxylase, mitochondrial has product MRVLGPSLSAGRLLRLRLPPRQPQPPGPRLSSGRPAAAGALERAMDELLHRAVPAMPAYELREKTPARAENQCADFVSFYGGLAETAERAELLGRLARGFGVDHSQVAEQSAGVLQLRQQPREPAVLLQAEDRLRYALMPRYRSLFHHISKMEGGVRFLVRLRADLLEAQALKLVEGPHVREMNGVLKNMLSEWFSSGFLNLERVTWHSPCEVLQRISEAEAVHPVKTWMDMKRRVGPYRRCYFFSHCSTPGEPLIVLHVALTSEISSSIQTIIVKECPPSETEERNKITTAVFYSLSLTQQGLQGVELGAFLIKRVVKELQKEFPQLGAFSSLSPIPGFTKWLLGLLKAKAKEHGRSGLLTDCESQEITELTGGPALETLQPLLSSGEWAQSERLARALQAPLMRLCAWYLHGEKHRGYALNPVAHFHLQNGAVLWRINWLADVSLKGVTGACGLMVNYRYFLEDTAANSTAYLGCKSIKASEQVLSLVAQFQKNSKL; this is encoded by the exons ATGCGAGTCCTCGGGCCAAGCCTGTCTGCCGGGCGCCTCCTCCGGCTGCGGCTACCCCCACGGCAGCCGCAGCCGCCAGGACCCCGGCTGTCGAGCGGGCGGCCGGCGGCGGCCGGCGCCCTGGAGCGGGCCATGGACGAGCTGCTGCACCGCGCCGTGCCCGCGATGCCGGCCTATGAGCTGCGCGAGAAGACGCCGGCGCGGGCGGAGAACCAGTGTGCGGACTTCGTGAGCTTCTACGGCGGCCTGGCTGAGACGGCCGAGCGCGCCGAGCTGCTGGGCCGCCTGGCGCGCGGCTTCGGCGTGGACCACAGCCAGGTGGCCGAGCAGAGCGCCGGCGTGCTCCAGCTGCGCCAGCAGCCGCGGGAGCCAGCCGTGCTGCTGCAGGCCGAGGACCGGCTGCGCTACGCGCTGATGCCGCGCTACCGCAGCCTCTTCCACCACATCAGCAAGATGGAGGGCGGCGTGCGTTTCCTGGTGCGGTTGCGGGCCGACCTGCTCGAGGCGCAAGCCCTCAAGCTGGTGGAGGGGCCGCACGTCCGG GAAATGAACGGGGTGCTGAAAAACATGCTCTCGGAGTGGTTTTCCTCGGGGTTCCTGAACCTGGAGCGGGTCACCTGGCATTCACCGTGCGAAGTGCTCCAGAGAATCAGCGA GGCTGAGGCCGTGCACCCCGTGAAAACCTGGATGGACATGAAGCGGCGCGTGGGGCCCTACCGGAGGTGCTACTTCTTCTCCCACTGCTCGACACCGGGGGAGCCCCTGATCGTCCTGCACGTGGCCCTGACCAGCGAGATCTCCAGCAGCATCCAG ACGATCATAGTGAAGGAGTGCCCCCCGTCAGAGACAGAGGAGCGGAACAAGATCACCACGGCCGTCTTCTACTCGCTGAGCCTGACCCAGCAGGGGCTGCAGGGCGTGGAGCTGGGCGCCTTCCTCATCAAGCGGGTGGTGAAGGAGCTGCAG AAGGAGTTCCCCCAGCTGGGCGCCTTCTCCAGCCTGTCTCCCATCCCCGGCTTCACCAAGTGGCTCCTGGGGCTGCTTAAGGCCAAAGCCAAGGAGCACGGGCGGAGCGGACTGCTGACGGACTGCGAGAGTCAGGAGATCACCGAGCTCACGGGCGGCCCCGCGCTCGAGACGCTGCAGCCGCTGCTGAGCAGCGGCGAGTGGGCGCAGTCGGAGCGGCTGGCGCGGGCGCTGCAGGCCCCGCTGATGCGGCTGTGCGCCTGGTACCTGCACGGGGAGAAGCACCGCGGCTACGCGCTCAACCCCGTGGCGCACTTCCACCTGCAGAACGGCGCCGTGCTCTGGCGCATCAACTGGCTGGCCGACGTCAGCCTCAAGGGCGTCACGGGCGCCTGCGGCCTCATGGTCAACTACCGCTACTTCCTGGAGGACACGGCTGCCAACAGCACCGCCTACCTCGGCTGCAAGAGCATCAAGGCCTCCGAGCAGGTCCTCAGCCTGGTGGCCCAGTTCCAGAAGAACAGCAAACTCTAG